A single region of the Anomaloglossus baeobatrachus isolate aAnoBae1 chromosome 2, aAnoBae1.hap1, whole genome shotgun sequence genome encodes:
- the SMAGP gene encoding small cell adhesion glycoprotein: MALSTTVTSPETQTVPYINYTTSSPAEMDNSDKAVVAGVICAVFLTIMAVLALAALYLYKHKGSYHTNEPAEEEEAQKALETNTDPEEEKQEYLM; this comes from the exons ATGGCGCTTTCTACCACAGTGACTTCTCCTGAAA CACAAACTGTTCCATATATAAATTATACTACAAGCTCTCCGGCAGAAATGGACAACTCTGATAAAGCTGTCGTTGCAG GAGTTATCTGTGCTGTGTTCCTCACAATAATGGCTGTACTGGCGCTGGCTGCACTTTACTTGTACAAACACAAGGGCAGCTACCATACCAATGAGCCAGCAGAGGAAGAGGAGGCACAAAAGGCCCTAGAAACAAACACTGACCCTGAAGAAGAAAAGCAAGAATACTTAATGTGA